The following coding sequences lie in one Drosophila sulfurigaster albostrigata strain 15112-1811.04 chromosome 2R, ASM2355843v2, whole genome shotgun sequence genomic window:
- the LOC133836496 gene encoding phosphoinositide 3-kinase adapter protein 1 isoform X3 yields MNNCGNVNNTNGTPATGYGFGQPGYNMDDILIVTAKHSERAYLRATFLKNHFDKITKQRGRKPFNFLHIKIDDGPFSEEIAQKYQNTALQIFILCPALLALPHSFLMTQFSSIIRVEKVLAILLDVGEDKVKEMHKTALPSYYKWRRCVVRDNDQAQISNILGIATDILGRALCQRPPCQDNSNSSNNNSISRSLSSCSEGFTVLPKKVKQGQNKVLAMLAEPLKPNDALKLLVEKSGELIEIRNFKCRNPYTIQFAIPESCMEISTMIEIRIEKNNKSLGARPIKCESRLRELEQLLRIEDSPIEFMCHALGVGPLERDALDQHLLQCFQRNMPPNFHLLNGPYERQPHFFSRLESSPEEYPTLLHFAARWGFNRLCLQLMECPGGDTACGVRNCAGRTPAELAEQEGHHKLAQNIVSFSEFHNLTMVYHYFKGIENPSSGASSPGAQTKPATAATTTAAAKNPPPTQVVIGALPASPRAKPPKQLPTAAEYMEMSSGSERENTPEVRAKTETMAISNLNYISVETEDENLQCSATEKHLESSKVLETPTTTGPAQTTNELRINEPPYYQSKEQNKSQDVVDGAAATDKFSQECSQLLEANAAGNDYVMQPSNIPVQQPDDGNYLFQPSNRPVEEPLRPSRSTMRLPQVTPAYGTLKRSASDASSSTRANADDELAEIMHDFKNNVLSLGEVELLVEKWKHRNDVQQSFREKQEQIDQMRREYVRINDLVKLQMKRDTPFERIKKLFSRQKAATEKQQHSQSCADSLLDETKSSIATSCSLKSSARPISSLSLQSVSSSSSSSGRLSTGSNCSGASLGDSGTHSDHEDRRQFGCRLGNPGTLLDNYLVPPPPRPVFTPVSTPGDERHQIVFPSPMSSCSRLHTPTSPTGSDHYQMFPSNIPVYGNGNGGSQPLSTSQSSSYLNTIMETKEQDTQQHYQNGVTLQPIKLNERPNIIYGKLTKSNSSNGCSSFKPKQVACPQVGCIEVQAEVYQNVGQDTTATTSEAVGKEQATESPNYMNC; encoded by the exons ATGA aCAACTGCGGCAACGTGAACAACACAAACGGAACACCAGCAACCGGCTACGGCTTCGGTCAGCCGGGTTACAACATGGACGACATTCTGATCGTCACTGCCAAGCACAGTGAACGCGCCTATCTGCGCGCCACTTTCCTGAAGAACCATTTCGACAAGATCACCAAGCAGCGCGGACGCAAACCATTCAA TTTTCTGCACATTAAAATTGATGATGGCCCCTTCAGCGAGGAGATCGCCCAGAAATATCAGAATACAGCACTACAGATTTTCATATTGTGTCCCGCCTTGCTGGCACTACCACACAGCTTTTTGATGACCCAGTTTTCGTCGATCATACGCGTAGAAAAGGTGCTGGCCATACTGCTGGATGTGGGCGAGGATAAGGTCAAGGAGATGCACAAAACGGCGCTGCCCAGCTACTACAAGTGGCGTCGTTGTGTGGTGCGTGACAATGATCAGGCGCAGATCAGCAACATACTCGGCATTGCCACCGATATCTTGGGACGTGCGTTGTGCCAACGGCCTCCGTGTCAGGACAACAgtaatagcagcaacaacaacagcatttcACGCAGCTTGTCCAGCTGCTCGGAGGGATTCACTGTGCTGCCAAAGAAGGTGAAACAGGGTCAGAACAAAGTGTTGGCTATGCTCGCCGAGCCACTCAAACCCAACGATGCCCTCAAACTGCTCGTGGAGAAATCGGGTGAACTGATTGAAATCAGGAACTTCAAGTGTCGCAATCCCTATACCATACAGTTTGCCATACCTGAATCCTGCATGGAAATCTCCACAATGATCGAGATACGCATCGAGAAGAATAACAAGAGCCTCGGAGCACGTCCCATCAAATGCGAGAGTCGTCTGCGTGAACTAGAGCAACTACTGCGCATCGAGGATTCGCCCATTGAGTTCATGTGTCATGCGCTGGGCGTGGGTCCGCTGGAGCGTGATGCACTCGATCAGCATTTGCTGCAGTGCTTCCAACGCAACATGCCACCCAATTTCCATCTGCTCAATGGTCCCTATGAGCGTCAACCGCACTTCTTCTCACGCCTCGAGTCCAGTCCCGAAGAGTATCCCACACTGTTGCATTTCGCCGCACGTTGGGGCTTCAATCGGTTGTGCCTGCAGCTGATGGAGTGTCCGGGTGGCGACACCGCTTGTGGCGTTCGCAATTGTGCGGGACGCACACCCGCCGAGCTGGCCGAGCAGGAGGGACACCACAAGTTGGCACAGAATATTGTCAGCTTCTCGGAGTTTCACAATCTCACCATGGTCTATCATTACTTCAAGGGCATTGAGAATCCCAGCAGCGGAGCCAGCAGCCCGGGAGCACAAACaaagccagcaacagcagcaacaacaacagcggctgCCAAGAATCCTCCACCAACTCAAGTCGTGATTGGAGCGCTGCCCGCATCGCCGCGAGCCAAGCCGCCAAAGCAGCTGCCCACAGCCGCTGAGTACATGGAAATGTCGAGCGGTTCGGAGCGTGAAAATACGCCCGAGGTGCGTGCCAAGACTGAGACAATGGCCATATCGAATCTCAACTACATCAGCGTGGAGACCGAAGATGAGAATCTGCAGTGCAGTGCCACCGAGAAGCATCTCGAGAGCAGCAAAGTCCTCGAAACTCCAACCACAACAGGACCTGctcaaacaacaaatgaattgCGCATCAATGAACCGCCATACTATCAATCCAAGGAGCAAAACAAATCCCAAGATGTGGTCGACGGTGCTGCGGCAACAGACAAATTCAGCCAGGAGTGTTCACAGCTGCTCGAAGCGAATGCAGCTGGCAATGATTATGTAATGCAACCCTCCAACATACCAGTGCAGCAGCCCGACGATGGCAACTATCTGTTTCAGCCCTCCAATCGGCCAGTGGAAGAGCCACTGCGTCCCAGTCGCTCGACCATGAGGTTGCCCCAAGTGACACCAGCTTATGGCACACTGAAGCGCAGTGCCAGCGATGCCTCGAGCAGCACACGAGCCAATGCCGACGATGAGCTCGCAGAGATTATGCATGACTTCAAGAACAATGTTTTGTCGTTGGGTGAGGTGGAGTTGCTGGTGGAGAAGTGGAAGCATCGCAATGATGTGCAGCAAAGCTTTCGCGAGAAACAGGAGCAGATCGATCAAATGCGACGCGAGTATGTGCGCATCAATGATCTCGTCAAGCTGCAAATGAAACGCGACACGCCCTTCGAGCGCATCAAGAAATTATTCTCCCGGCAAAAGGCTGCAACCGAAAAGCAACAGCACAGTCAAAGCTGCGCCGACAGTCTGCTGGATGAGACCAAGAGTTCCATTGCCACCAGTTGCAGTCTCAAGTCATCGGCACGTCCCATTAGCTCGCTGAGTCTGCAGAGCGTTTCCAGCTCCAGTTCGTCGTCGGGTCGCCTCAGCACTGGCAGCAATTGCAGCGGCGCTTCGCTCGGTGATTCGGGCACGCATTCCGATCACGAGGATCGCCGACAGTTTGGCTGCCGCCTGGGAAATCCTGGCACGCTGTTGGACAACTATTTGGTGCCGCCACCGCCGCGTCCAGTGTTTACGCCCGTCTCAACACCAGGCGATGAACGCCATCAGATCGTCTTCCCATCGCCCATGTCGAGCTGTTCGCGCCTGCACACGCCCACAAGTCCGACGGGCTCGGATCATTATCAGATGTTTCCCTCGAACATACCCGTCTATGGCAATGGAAACGGAGGCAGTCAACCGTTGTCCACATCACAGAGCAGTAGCTATCTAAACACCATCATGGAAACAAAGGAGCAAGATACTCAGCAACACTATCAGAATGGTGTTACCCTACAACCGATTAAGCTGAACGAACGCCCCAACATCATCTATGGCAAACTGACCAAGAGCAATTCCAGCAACGGCTGCAGCTCCTTCAAGCCCAAACAGGTTGCCTGCCCCCAAGTGGGTTGCATTGAAGTTCAGGCTGAGGTCTATCAAAATGTGGGCCAAGACACAACTGCGACAACATCCGAAGCCGTTGGCAAAGAGCAGGCCACAGAGTCGCCCAACTACATGAACTGTTAA
- the LOC133836496 gene encoding phosphoinositide 3-kinase adapter protein 1 isoform X4, protein MLLKSEDIEMETFCCDNCGNVNNTNGTPATGYGFGQPGYNMDDILIVTAKHSERAYLRATFLKNHFDKITKQRGRKPFNFLHIKIDDGPFSEEIAQKYQNTALQIFILCPALLALPHSFLMTQFSSIIRVEKVLAILLDVGEDKVKEMHKTALPSYYKWRRCVVRDNDQAQISNILGIATDILGRALCQRPPCQDNSNSSNNNSISRSLSSCSEGFTVLPKKVKQGQNKVLAMLAEPLKPNDALKLLVEKSGELIEIRNFKCRNPYTIQFAIPESCMEISTMIEIRIEKNNKSLGARPIKCESRLRELEQLLRIEDSPIEFMCHALGVGPLERDALDQHLLQCFQRNMPPNFHLLNGPYERQPHFFSRLESSPEEYPTLLHFAARWGFNRLCLQLMECPGGDTACGVRNCAGRTPAELAEQEGHHKLAQNIVSFSEFHNLTMVYHYFKGIENPSSGASSPGAQTKPATAATTTAAAKNPPPTQVVIGALPASPRAKPPKQLPTAAEYMEMSSGSERENTPEVRAKTETMAISNLNYISVETEDENLQCSATEKHLESSKVLETPTTTGPAQTTNELRINEPPYYQSKEQNKSQDVVDGAAATDKFSQECSQLLEANAAGNDYVMQPSNIPVQQPDDGNYLFQPSNRPVEEPLRPSRSTMRLPQVTPAYGTLKRSASDASSSTRANADDELAEIMHDFKNNVLSLGEVELLVEKWKHRNDVQQSFREKQEQIDQMRREYVRINDLVKLQMKRDTPFERIKKLFSRQKAATEKQQHSQSCADSLLDETKSSIATSCSLKSSARPISSLSLQSVSSSSSSSGRLSTGSNCSGASLGDSGTHSDHEDRRQFGCRLGNPGTLLDNYLVPPPPRPVFTPVSTPGDERHQIVFPSPMSSCSRLHTPTSPTGSDHYQMFPSNIPVYGNGNGGSQPLSTSQSSSYLNTIMETKEQDTQQHYQNGVTLQPIKLNERPNIIYGKLTKSNSSNGCSSFKPKQVACPQVGCIEVQAEVYQNVGQDTTATTSEAVGKEQATESPNYMNC, encoded by the exons aCAACTGCGGCAACGTGAACAACACAAACGGAACACCAGCAACCGGCTACGGCTTCGGTCAGCCGGGTTACAACATGGACGACATTCTGATCGTCACTGCCAAGCACAGTGAACGCGCCTATCTGCGCGCCACTTTCCTGAAGAACCATTTCGACAAGATCACCAAGCAGCGCGGACGCAAACCATTCAA TTTTCTGCACATTAAAATTGATGATGGCCCCTTCAGCGAGGAGATCGCCCAGAAATATCAGAATACAGCACTACAGATTTTCATATTGTGTCCCGCCTTGCTGGCACTACCACACAGCTTTTTGATGACCCAGTTTTCGTCGATCATACGCGTAGAAAAGGTGCTGGCCATACTGCTGGATGTGGGCGAGGATAAGGTCAAGGAGATGCACAAAACGGCGCTGCCCAGCTACTACAAGTGGCGTCGTTGTGTGGTGCGTGACAATGATCAGGCGCAGATCAGCAACATACTCGGCATTGCCACCGATATCTTGGGACGTGCGTTGTGCCAACGGCCTCCGTGTCAGGACAACAgtaatagcagcaacaacaacagcatttcACGCAGCTTGTCCAGCTGCTCGGAGGGATTCACTGTGCTGCCAAAGAAGGTGAAACAGGGTCAGAACAAAGTGTTGGCTATGCTCGCCGAGCCACTCAAACCCAACGATGCCCTCAAACTGCTCGTGGAGAAATCGGGTGAACTGATTGAAATCAGGAACTTCAAGTGTCGCAATCCCTATACCATACAGTTTGCCATACCTGAATCCTGCATGGAAATCTCCACAATGATCGAGATACGCATCGAGAAGAATAACAAGAGCCTCGGAGCACGTCCCATCAAATGCGAGAGTCGTCTGCGTGAACTAGAGCAACTACTGCGCATCGAGGATTCGCCCATTGAGTTCATGTGTCATGCGCTGGGCGTGGGTCCGCTGGAGCGTGATGCACTCGATCAGCATTTGCTGCAGTGCTTCCAACGCAACATGCCACCCAATTTCCATCTGCTCAATGGTCCCTATGAGCGTCAACCGCACTTCTTCTCACGCCTCGAGTCCAGTCCCGAAGAGTATCCCACACTGTTGCATTTCGCCGCACGTTGGGGCTTCAATCGGTTGTGCCTGCAGCTGATGGAGTGTCCGGGTGGCGACACCGCTTGTGGCGTTCGCAATTGTGCGGGACGCACACCCGCCGAGCTGGCCGAGCAGGAGGGACACCACAAGTTGGCACAGAATATTGTCAGCTTCTCGGAGTTTCACAATCTCACCATGGTCTATCATTACTTCAAGGGCATTGAGAATCCCAGCAGCGGAGCCAGCAGCCCGGGAGCACAAACaaagccagcaacagcagcaacaacaacagcggctgCCAAGAATCCTCCACCAACTCAAGTCGTGATTGGAGCGCTGCCCGCATCGCCGCGAGCCAAGCCGCCAAAGCAGCTGCCCACAGCCGCTGAGTACATGGAAATGTCGAGCGGTTCGGAGCGTGAAAATACGCCCGAGGTGCGTGCCAAGACTGAGACAATGGCCATATCGAATCTCAACTACATCAGCGTGGAGACCGAAGATGAGAATCTGCAGTGCAGTGCCACCGAGAAGCATCTCGAGAGCAGCAAAGTCCTCGAAACTCCAACCACAACAGGACCTGctcaaacaacaaatgaattgCGCATCAATGAACCGCCATACTATCAATCCAAGGAGCAAAACAAATCCCAAGATGTGGTCGACGGTGCTGCGGCAACAGACAAATTCAGCCAGGAGTGTTCACAGCTGCTCGAAGCGAATGCAGCTGGCAATGATTATGTAATGCAACCCTCCAACATACCAGTGCAGCAGCCCGACGATGGCAACTATCTGTTTCAGCCCTCCAATCGGCCAGTGGAAGAGCCACTGCGTCCCAGTCGCTCGACCATGAGGTTGCCCCAAGTGACACCAGCTTATGGCACACTGAAGCGCAGTGCCAGCGATGCCTCGAGCAGCACACGAGCCAATGCCGACGATGAGCTCGCAGAGATTATGCATGACTTCAAGAACAATGTTTTGTCGTTGGGTGAGGTGGAGTTGCTGGTGGAGAAGTGGAAGCATCGCAATGATGTGCAGCAAAGCTTTCGCGAGAAACAGGAGCAGATCGATCAAATGCGACGCGAGTATGTGCGCATCAATGATCTCGTCAAGCTGCAAATGAAACGCGACACGCCCTTCGAGCGCATCAAGAAATTATTCTCCCGGCAAAAGGCTGCAACCGAAAAGCAACAGCACAGTCAAAGCTGCGCCGACAGTCTGCTGGATGAGACCAAGAGTTCCATTGCCACCAGTTGCAGTCTCAAGTCATCGGCACGTCCCATTAGCTCGCTGAGTCTGCAGAGCGTTTCCAGCTCCAGTTCGTCGTCGGGTCGCCTCAGCACTGGCAGCAATTGCAGCGGCGCTTCGCTCGGTGATTCGGGCACGCATTCCGATCACGAGGATCGCCGACAGTTTGGCTGCCGCCTGGGAAATCCTGGCACGCTGTTGGACAACTATTTGGTGCCGCCACCGCCGCGTCCAGTGTTTACGCCCGTCTCAACACCAGGCGATGAACGCCATCAGATCGTCTTCCCATCGCCCATGTCGAGCTGTTCGCGCCTGCACACGCCCACAAGTCCGACGGGCTCGGATCATTATCAGATGTTTCCCTCGAACATACCCGTCTATGGCAATGGAAACGGAGGCAGTCAACCGTTGTCCACATCACAGAGCAGTAGCTATCTAAACACCATCATGGAAACAAAGGAGCAAGATACTCAGCAACACTATCAGAATGGTGTTACCCTACAACCGATTAAGCTGAACGAACGCCCCAACATCATCTATGGCAAACTGACCAAGAGCAATTCCAGCAACGGCTGCAGCTCCTTCAAGCCCAAACAGGTTGCCTGCCCCCAAGTGGGTTGCATTGAAGTTCAGGCTGAGGTCTATCAAAATGTGGGCCAAGACACAACTGCGACAACATCCGAAGCCGTTGGCAAAGAGCAGGCCACAGAGTCGCCCAACTACATGAACTGTTAA
- the LOC133836496 gene encoding phosphoinositide 3-kinase adapter protein 1 isoform X5, producing MDDILIVTAKHSERAYLRATFLKNHFDKITKQRGRKPFNFLHIKIDDGPFSEEIAQKYQNTALQIFILCPALLALPHSFLMTQFSSIIRVEKVLAILLDVGEDKVKEMHKTALPSYYKWRRCVVRDNDQAQISNILGIATDILGRALCQRPPCQDNSNSSNNNSISRSLSSCSEGFTVLPKKVKQGQNKVLAMLAEPLKPNDALKLLVEKSGELIEIRNFKCRNPYTIQFAIPESCMEISTMIEIRIEKNNKSLGARPIKCESRLRELEQLLRIEDSPIEFMCHALGVGPLERDALDQHLLQCFQRNMPPNFHLLNGPYERQPHFFSRLESSPEEYPTLLHFAARWGFNRLCLQLMECPGGDTACGVRNCAGRTPAELAEQEGHHKLAQNIVSFSEFHNLTMVYHYFKGIENPSSGASSPGAQTKPATAATTTAAAKNPPPTQVVIGALPASPRAKPPKQLPTAAEYMEMSSGSERENTPEVRAKTETMAISNLNYISVETEDENLQCSATEKHLESSKVLETPTTTGPAQTTNELRINEPPYYQSKEQNKSQDVVDGAAATDKFSQECSQLLEANAAGNDYVMQPSNIPVQQPDDGNYLFQPSNRPVEEPLRPSRSTMRLPQVTPAYGTLKRSASDASSSTRANADDELAEIMHDFKNNVLSLGEVELLVEKWKHRNDVQQSFREKQEQIDQMRREYVRINDLVKLQMKRDTPFERIKKLFSRQKAATEKQQHSQSCADSLLDETKSSIATSCSLKSSARPISSLSLQSVSSSSSSSGRLSTGSNCSGASLGDSGTHSDHEDRRQFGCRLGNPGTLLDNYLVPPPPRPVFTPVSTPGDERHQIVFPSPMSSCSRLHTPTSPTGSDHYQMFPSNIPVYGNGNGGSQPLSTSQSSSYLNTIMETKEQDTQQHYQNGVTLQPIKLNERPNIIYGKLTKSNSSNGCSSFKPKQVACPQVGCIEVQAEVYQNVGQDTTATTSEAVGKEQATESPNYMNC from the exons ATGGACGACATTCTGATCGTCACTGCCAAGCACAGTGAACGCGCCTATCTGCGCGCCACTTTCCTGAAGAACCATTTCGACAAGATCACCAAGCAGCGCGGACGCAAACCATTCAA TTTTCTGCACATTAAAATTGATGATGGCCCCTTCAGCGAGGAGATCGCCCAGAAATATCAGAATACAGCACTACAGATTTTCATATTGTGTCCCGCCTTGCTGGCACTACCACACAGCTTTTTGATGACCCAGTTTTCGTCGATCATACGCGTAGAAAAGGTGCTGGCCATACTGCTGGATGTGGGCGAGGATAAGGTCAAGGAGATGCACAAAACGGCGCTGCCCAGCTACTACAAGTGGCGTCGTTGTGTGGTGCGTGACAATGATCAGGCGCAGATCAGCAACATACTCGGCATTGCCACCGATATCTTGGGACGTGCGTTGTGCCAACGGCCTCCGTGTCAGGACAACAgtaatagcagcaacaacaacagcatttcACGCAGCTTGTCCAGCTGCTCGGAGGGATTCACTGTGCTGCCAAAGAAGGTGAAACAGGGTCAGAACAAAGTGTTGGCTATGCTCGCCGAGCCACTCAAACCCAACGATGCCCTCAAACTGCTCGTGGAGAAATCGGGTGAACTGATTGAAATCAGGAACTTCAAGTGTCGCAATCCCTATACCATACAGTTTGCCATACCTGAATCCTGCATGGAAATCTCCACAATGATCGAGATACGCATCGAGAAGAATAACAAGAGCCTCGGAGCACGTCCCATCAAATGCGAGAGTCGTCTGCGTGAACTAGAGCAACTACTGCGCATCGAGGATTCGCCCATTGAGTTCATGTGTCATGCGCTGGGCGTGGGTCCGCTGGAGCGTGATGCACTCGATCAGCATTTGCTGCAGTGCTTCCAACGCAACATGCCACCCAATTTCCATCTGCTCAATGGTCCCTATGAGCGTCAACCGCACTTCTTCTCACGCCTCGAGTCCAGTCCCGAAGAGTATCCCACACTGTTGCATTTCGCCGCACGTTGGGGCTTCAATCGGTTGTGCCTGCAGCTGATGGAGTGTCCGGGTGGCGACACCGCTTGTGGCGTTCGCAATTGTGCGGGACGCACACCCGCCGAGCTGGCCGAGCAGGAGGGACACCACAAGTTGGCACAGAATATTGTCAGCTTCTCGGAGTTTCACAATCTCACCATGGTCTATCATTACTTCAAGGGCATTGAGAATCCCAGCAGCGGAGCCAGCAGCCCGGGAGCACAAACaaagccagcaacagcagcaacaacaacagcggctgCCAAGAATCCTCCACCAACTCAAGTCGTGATTGGAGCGCTGCCCGCATCGCCGCGAGCCAAGCCGCCAAAGCAGCTGCCCACAGCCGCTGAGTACATGGAAATGTCGAGCGGTTCGGAGCGTGAAAATACGCCCGAGGTGCGTGCCAAGACTGAGACAATGGCCATATCGAATCTCAACTACATCAGCGTGGAGACCGAAGATGAGAATCTGCAGTGCAGTGCCACCGAGAAGCATCTCGAGAGCAGCAAAGTCCTCGAAACTCCAACCACAACAGGACCTGctcaaacaacaaatgaattgCGCATCAATGAACCGCCATACTATCAATCCAAGGAGCAAAACAAATCCCAAGATGTGGTCGACGGTGCTGCGGCAACAGACAAATTCAGCCAGGAGTGTTCACAGCTGCTCGAAGCGAATGCAGCTGGCAATGATTATGTAATGCAACCCTCCAACATACCAGTGCAGCAGCCCGACGATGGCAACTATCTGTTTCAGCCCTCCAATCGGCCAGTGGAAGAGCCACTGCGTCCCAGTCGCTCGACCATGAGGTTGCCCCAAGTGACACCAGCTTATGGCACACTGAAGCGCAGTGCCAGCGATGCCTCGAGCAGCACACGAGCCAATGCCGACGATGAGCTCGCAGAGATTATGCATGACTTCAAGAACAATGTTTTGTCGTTGGGTGAGGTGGAGTTGCTGGTGGAGAAGTGGAAGCATCGCAATGATGTGCAGCAAAGCTTTCGCGAGAAACAGGAGCAGATCGATCAAATGCGACGCGAGTATGTGCGCATCAATGATCTCGTCAAGCTGCAAATGAAACGCGACACGCCCTTCGAGCGCATCAAGAAATTATTCTCCCGGCAAAAGGCTGCAACCGAAAAGCAACAGCACAGTCAAAGCTGCGCCGACAGTCTGCTGGATGAGACCAAGAGTTCCATTGCCACCAGTTGCAGTCTCAAGTCATCGGCACGTCCCATTAGCTCGCTGAGTCTGCAGAGCGTTTCCAGCTCCAGTTCGTCGTCGGGTCGCCTCAGCACTGGCAGCAATTGCAGCGGCGCTTCGCTCGGTGATTCGGGCACGCATTCCGATCACGAGGATCGCCGACAGTTTGGCTGCCGCCTGGGAAATCCTGGCACGCTGTTGGACAACTATTTGGTGCCGCCACCGCCGCGTCCAGTGTTTACGCCCGTCTCAACACCAGGCGATGAACGCCATCAGATCGTCTTCCCATCGCCCATGTCGAGCTGTTCGCGCCTGCACACGCCCACAAGTCCGACGGGCTCGGATCATTATCAGATGTTTCCCTCGAACATACCCGTCTATGGCAATGGAAACGGAGGCAGTCAACCGTTGTCCACATCACAGAGCAGTAGCTATCTAAACACCATCATGGAAACAAAGGAGCAAGATACTCAGCAACACTATCAGAATGGTGTTACCCTACAACCGATTAAGCTGAACGAACGCCCCAACATCATCTATGGCAAACTGACCAAGAGCAATTCCAGCAACGGCTGCAGCTCCTTCAAGCCCAAACAGGTTGCCTGCCCCCAAGTGGGTTGCATTGAAGTTCAGGCTGAGGTCTATCAAAATGTGGGCCAAGACACAACTGCGACAACATCCGAAGCCGTTGGCAAAGAGCAGGCCACAGAGTCGCCCAACTACATGAACTGTTAA